The Candidatus Koribacter versatilis Ellin345 genome has a segment encoding these proteins:
- a CDS encoding ParB/RepB/Spo0J family partition protein, which produces MDNLQLSAIRLDFQPNENLDERTVLVYVEQVKRGEPLGPLVVRHDGESYFLQDGFHRAEAARRCGLATVRAEVSEGTLEQMEAEFRAFVQTIQKDLAR; this is translated from the coding sequence ATGGACAACCTGCAATTAAGCGCTATCCGGCTCGACTTCCAACCGAACGAAAATCTTGATGAGCGGACCGTGTTGGTATACGTGGAACAAGTCAAACGCGGAGAACCGCTCGGCCCGTTAGTCGTCAGACACGATGGAGAATCGTACTTCCTACAGGACGGATTCCACCGCGCGGAAGCGGCGCGGCGATGCGGGCTCGCCACGGTGAGGGCTGAGGTTAGCGAGGGCACGCTCGAACAGATGGAAGCGGAGTTTCGGGCGTTCGTGCAAACAATTCAGAAGGACTTAGCGCGATGA
- the bfr gene encoding bacterioferritin, whose translation MKGDPKVIAVLSEVLKAELTAINQYFLHAEMCENWGYERMAKKVRKESIEEMVHAEKCIERILYLDATPNMSDYFKINIGKTMEEQIKNDLELEYAAVKRLNEGMKICEDHHDNGSRDLLEHILTDEEHHIDWLEAQLHAISEMGIQNYLAQQLISVEEEK comes from the coding sequence ATGAAGGGCGATCCGAAAGTAATTGCAGTGTTGAGCGAAGTCCTCAAAGCAGAACTGACCGCTATCAACCAGTATTTCCTGCACGCCGAAATGTGCGAGAACTGGGGCTACGAACGCATGGCGAAGAAGGTCCGTAAGGAATCAATCGAGGAGATGGTGCACGCGGAAAAGTGCATCGAGCGAATTCTGTATCTCGACGCCACGCCGAACATGAGCGACTACTTCAAGATCAATATCGGTAAGACGATGGAAGAGCAGATCAAGAACGATCTGGAGCTTGAATACGCGGCAGTGAAGCGCCTGAACGAAGGCATGAAGATCTGCGAAGACCATCACGACAACGGATCGCGCGATCTTCTTGAGCACATCCTGACCGACGAAGAGCACCACATTGACTGGCTGGAAGCGCAGCTTCACGCGATCAGCGAGATGGGCATCCAGAATTACCTGGCGCAGCAGTTGATCAGCGTCGAAGAAGAGAAGTAG
- a CDS encoding response regulator transcription factor, with amino-acid sequence MSSEKIKTTNVTTLAPSAESNREFIRVVIADSEAIFRVGIRKIFALEDDFRVVAQAENLAQAVAAVQKFPTDILLFEVTLSSTAGEAITEIVGKSPNTRIIAVGNDIGEHDTCDFLRRGVTGILSRSVSPDLLVRCIRKVHSGETWLDNRGVNWVIEAYRAQAAQLMAPRNQPRLSEKELQIIAGVTQGMKNKDIAHEIGTTEQVVKNYLRKVYDKLGVSDRLELALYCMHHRLLEKARGAVIGTGEQPKPSVPTQAQAMPIPQAPDGSKPNPTGQR; translated from the coding sequence ATGTCGAGCGAAAAAATAAAGACCACGAACGTAACCACTCTCGCACCCTCGGCGGAGAGCAACCGCGAATTTATCCGTGTCGTCATTGCGGATTCCGAGGCGATTTTTCGCGTCGGTATACGCAAGATCTTCGCTTTGGAGGACGACTTCCGCGTCGTCGCACAGGCGGAGAACCTCGCACAGGCGGTTGCCGCCGTACAAAAGTTTCCCACCGACATCTTGTTGTTCGAGGTGACGCTATCGAGCACGGCGGGGGAAGCAATCACCGAAATCGTTGGGAAGTCACCGAACACGCGAATCATCGCGGTCGGCAATGACATCGGCGAACACGATACCTGCGACTTCCTGCGCCGCGGTGTGACCGGGATTTTGTCACGCTCGGTGTCTCCAGACCTGCTGGTGCGATGCATACGCAAAGTGCATTCCGGAGAGACGTGGCTTGACAATCGCGGCGTGAACTGGGTGATCGAGGCATATCGAGCCCAGGCGGCACAGCTTATGGCGCCGCGTAATCAGCCGCGACTCAGTGAGAAGGAACTGCAAATCATCGCCGGCGTTACGCAGGGGATGAAGAACAAGGACATCGCGCACGAAATCGGCACAACCGAGCAGGTTGTCAAAAACTATCTGCGCAAGGTCTACGACAAACTCGGCGTCTCCGATCGTCTTGAACTCGCACTCTACTGCATGCATCACCGACTGCTGGAGAAGGCGCGCGGCGCGGTGATTGGCACCGGAGAACAGCCGAAGCCTTCCGTTCCGACACAGGCGCAAGCGATGCCGATTCCGCAGGCTCCTGACGGGTCGAAGCCCAATCCGACCGGCCAGCGATAA
- a CDS encoding PilZ domain-containing protein, with product MRSAVRFPIQLPVAIRSESGTYQAMTTDISAGGVLFHSESPVAVGSTIEFTINMPGSVVGSSTDVLVNCVGRVVRCSEQDSGPADVAAVIDDYSFERR from the coding sequence ATGCGAAGTGCAGTTCGGTTCCCCATCCAGCTGCCGGTCGCGATCCGCTCTGAGTCAGGTACCTACCAGGCGATGACCACTGATATCTCTGCCGGTGGGGTCCTGTTCCATTCCGAAAGCCCCGTGGCGGTCGGTTCCACCATTGAATTCACGATAAACATGCCGGGGTCCGTGGTGGGCTCGTCTACGGATGTACTAGTGAATTGTGTGGGACGCGTGGTACGCTGCTCCGAACAGGATTCGGGGCCGGCCGATGTAGCCGCTGTGATCGACGACTACTCGTTCGAACGCCGGTGA
- a CDS encoding TldD/PmbA family protein — MLTREQAHDIFGVLRKSTSCDEVELLVSGGNFALTRFANNGVTQNVSEENYSFSVRVNLDGRTARATTNKRDAESLKRVVEQAEALARVQQQDPDLLPMPTPREVASHSEGLPDAPPSRYFEATAAMTAGDRAQQVERMVTAGRKHGLTAAGTYSSGAHMEGVFNSRGVTQWHEQSSAEASITMLGENSSGWQKANSTNADDFDAAKLAEIAAEKASLSADPKELPAGKYTVVLEPSAVLDIVGFMFWDFSGLALLDQRSFLNDRVGKQIFGDELNISDDVYHPLQSGFAFDGEGMRRSRVNLVEGGVPKRVTFARATAALMAKSELGRKVGSVQATGHGFALPNEMGEAPMNIVFAPPKDPKTVDQMVNNVEHGILVTRLWYIREVEPYEKILTGMTRDGTFLIENGKVKHGVRNFRFNQGLIAMLSNIEAMSMPVRASGEESIDMVVPAMTVREFNFTEVTKF; from the coding sequence ATGCTAACCAGAGAACAAGCTCACGACATTTTTGGAGTCCTGCGGAAGAGTACTTCCTGCGATGAAGTAGAACTGCTGGTGAGCGGCGGAAATTTTGCGCTCACGCGCTTCGCCAACAATGGTGTTACGCAGAATGTCTCGGAAGAGAACTACTCGTTCTCCGTGCGCGTGAATCTTGATGGCCGCACTGCGCGAGCGACCACAAACAAACGCGATGCGGAGAGCCTCAAACGCGTTGTGGAACAGGCAGAGGCCCTCGCTCGAGTGCAGCAGCAAGATCCCGACCTGCTGCCGATGCCGACGCCGAGGGAAGTCGCTTCCCATTCGGAAGGGCTGCCGGATGCTCCACCATCGCGCTACTTCGAAGCGACCGCCGCAATGACCGCCGGGGACCGCGCGCAGCAAGTTGAGCGGATGGTGACTGCCGGCCGAAAACATGGGCTGACCGCTGCCGGAACTTATTCTTCGGGCGCGCACATGGAAGGCGTCTTCAACTCACGCGGTGTGACGCAGTGGCACGAACAGAGCAGCGCCGAAGCGTCCATCACCATGCTCGGAGAAAATTCCTCAGGATGGCAAAAAGCGAACTCGACGAACGCCGACGACTTCGATGCCGCGAAGCTCGCTGAGATCGCTGCCGAGAAGGCCAGCCTTTCCGCTGATCCCAAGGAACTCCCCGCCGGGAAATACACGGTCGTCCTGGAGCCATCTGCTGTTCTCGACATTGTCGGCTTCATGTTTTGGGATTTCAGCGGACTCGCACTGCTCGACCAACGTTCGTTCCTCAACGATCGAGTGGGAAAGCAAATATTCGGTGACGAACTGAATATCAGCGACGATGTTTATCATCCGCTGCAATCTGGATTCGCTTTCGATGGCGAAGGCATGCGCCGGAGTCGCGTCAATTTGGTGGAAGGTGGAGTGCCGAAACGCGTTACCTTCGCCCGTGCCACAGCGGCGCTGATGGCGAAATCGGAGCTTGGCCGAAAGGTCGGGTCGGTGCAGGCGACTGGACACGGATTCGCATTGCCCAACGAAATGGGCGAGGCCCCGATGAACATCGTGTTTGCACCGCCGAAAGACCCTAAAACTGTTGACCAAATGGTTAACAATGTCGAGCACGGGATCCTGGTGACGAGGCTCTGGTATATCCGGGAAGTAGAGCCCTACGAGAAGATTCTGACCGGTATGACGCGTGACGGTACCTTCCTGATTGAGAACGGAAAGGTAAAGCACGGGGTGCGAAATTTCCGTTTCAACCAGGGGTTGATCGCGATGCTGTCGAATATCGAGGCGATGAGCATGCCTGTCCGGGCCAGCGGCGAGGAGAGTATTGATATGGTGGTTCCGGCGATGACGGTACGGGAGTTCAACTTCACTGAAGTAACCAAGTTCTAG
- a CDS encoding TldD/PmbA family protein, which produces MKEVAGWALETAKIRGASHCEVRVVDERDRALATKNGKIGNASDSESLGCGIRVIADGGFGFAATQDLTREGMQRCAAEAVQIAKASARVQSSELKLAHEKPAVVDWTSPCEIDPFGISIEQNLDLLTKVDAEVRSVEGITLAETNLNFRRYEQWFYNSEGSEIHQTRTTTGAGFAAYAFAGDQIMKRSYPNSFGGQYQNRGYELIAELKLLENARRIGEEAVALHKADQCPEGRFTVVLDSSQVGLQIHESIGHPIELDRVLGMEANFAGTSFLTLEKLNTLKYGSELVNVVADATESHGPGLGTFAYDDEGVQAQRIPIITQGQFRGYLSSRDTAAIVGLNRSGGCLRAENWARVPIVRMTNVSLLPGEKPLTFEQLIADTEDGVYMQTNRSWSIDDKRYNFQFGCEIGWEIKNGKLGRMLKNPSYSGITTEFWNSMDATCSRDQWTLWGTPNCGKGQPQQVMGTGHGASPSRFRNVKVGSAYKGA; this is translated from the coding sequence ATGAAGGAAGTCGCAGGTTGGGCGCTCGAAACTGCAAAGATTCGCGGCGCCTCGCATTGTGAGGTCCGCGTTGTGGACGAACGCGACCGAGCGCTAGCCACGAAAAACGGGAAGATCGGGAACGCCTCGGACTCCGAATCGCTGGGATGCGGCATTCGCGTGATCGCCGATGGCGGGTTCGGTTTCGCTGCAACCCAGGATTTGACTCGCGAAGGCATGCAGCGTTGCGCGGCTGAGGCGGTGCAGATTGCAAAGGCGTCGGCAAGAGTTCAGTCGAGCGAACTTAAGCTGGCGCACGAAAAGCCGGCGGTCGTCGATTGGACTTCGCCATGTGAAATCGATCCCTTTGGCATCTCGATCGAACAAAACCTGGACCTTCTGACCAAGGTCGATGCCGAGGTCCGCTCGGTCGAAGGCATCACTCTCGCGGAGACAAACCTGAATTTCCGCCGCTACGAGCAGTGGTTCTACAACAGCGAAGGGTCCGAGATTCACCAGACGCGCACCACGACGGGCGCCGGCTTCGCTGCCTATGCATTCGCGGGCGATCAGATCATGAAGCGCTCCTACCCGAATTCCTTCGGGGGCCAATATCAAAACCGCGGCTACGAGTTGATCGCAGAACTGAAGCTTCTCGAGAACGCGCGCAGGATCGGCGAAGAAGCGGTCGCATTGCATAAAGCGGACCAGTGTCCGGAGGGACGATTTACGGTTGTTCTTGATTCTTCGCAAGTTGGGCTGCAGATCCACGAGTCCATCGGCCATCCCATCGAACTGGATCGCGTGCTCGGCATGGAAGCGAACTTCGCCGGAACCTCGTTCCTGACGCTGGAGAAGCTCAACACGCTCAAGTACGGCAGCGAACTCGTAAACGTCGTCGCTGATGCCACGGAATCGCACGGGCCAGGACTGGGAACGTTTGCTTACGATGACGAGGGCGTTCAGGCGCAACGCATTCCGATCATCACCCAAGGACAGTTCCGAGGCTATCTGTCGTCTCGCGATACCGCAGCCATTGTCGGCTTGAACCGAAGTGGTGGATGCTTACGCGCCGAGAATTGGGCGCGCGTGCCGATTGTCCGCATGACGAACGTCAGCTTGCTGCCGGGGGAGAAACCGCTCACCTTCGAGCAACTCATTGCGGACACCGAAGACGGCGTTTACATGCAAACCAATCGCTCGTGGTCGATCGACGACAAGCGTTACAACTTCCAATTCGGCTGCGAGATCGGATGGGAGATCAAGAACGGAAAACTCGGACGCATGCTCAAAAACCCCTCGTACTCCGGCATCACAACGGAATTCTGGAACTCTATGGATGCCACCTGCTCAAGAGATCAGTGGACGCTGTGGGGCACTCCGAACTGCGGCAAAGGCCAACCACAACAGGTGATGGGCACCGGACACGGCGCTTCACCGTCTCGCTTCCGCAACGTGAAGGTCGGCAGCGCCTATAAGGGAGCTTGA
- a CDS encoding tetratricopeptide repeat protein — protein MNRRIMIQLCAFLLGLPLLAQTPTPTPPPPQQTPLEDPGLQRPAPPVTLLPLDTSTAAELEAQGDQLRGHNLYLDAVDSYKAAIRKEPTPSLYNKLGIALIQLRHPEESIETLNHAIKMQKDFSDAWNNRGGAYYMEGNFKKASKDFEHAIKINADNASYHSNLGSAYFNRHDYIKASKEYTIALKLDPYVFERSSKMGITASMGKPSDRAEFEYMMAKLFAQTGDAVDCLLHLRKAMEEGYKNINNVYKDQEFAAVRADQRFKDLMAQKPEAIPQ, from the coding sequence GTGAATCGTCGAATCATGATCCAACTGTGTGCATTCTTATTGGGCCTGCCGCTCCTCGCGCAAACCCCGACTCCAACTCCGCCTCCGCCGCAGCAAACGCCACTGGAAGACCCCGGACTTCAGAGACCCGCGCCACCAGTGACCTTGCTGCCTCTCGATACTTCAACCGCAGCGGAACTGGAAGCCCAGGGCGATCAACTCCGCGGACACAATCTGTACCTCGATGCGGTAGATAGCTACAAGGCGGCGATTCGCAAAGAACCAACACCGTCGCTTTACAACAAACTTGGCATCGCACTGATTCAACTCCGCCATCCGGAAGAATCCATCGAGACGCTGAACCACGCGATCAAGATGCAGAAGGATTTTTCTGACGCCTGGAACAACCGTGGCGGCGCCTACTACATGGAAGGAAATTTCAAGAAGGCCAGCAAGGACTTCGAGCACGCCATAAAAATCAATGCCGACAACGCCTCGTACCACAGCAATCTCGGTTCGGCGTACTTCAACCGGCACGACTACATCAAGGCGTCCAAGGAATACACGATTGCTCTGAAGCTGGACCCCTACGTTTTCGAACGCTCTTCGAAGATGGGGATCACCGCTTCCATGGGCAAGCCGAGTGACCGTGCCGAGTTCGAATACATGATGGCAAAATTGTTCGCGCAAACCGGTGACGCCGTGGATTGCCTGCTCCATCTGCGGAAGGCGATGGAAGAGGGCTACAAGAACATTAACAACGTATACAAGGACCAGGAATTCGCCGCGGTTCGCGCCGATCAGCGCTTCAAAGACCTCATGGCCCAGAAGCCCGAGGCGATCCCGCAGTAG
- a CDS encoding KdsC family phosphatase, giving the protein MSKVRARKIKLLLFDVDGVMTDGSIWLFPAPAGAQHGTKHLREAVADQGGYSVSGSSMVEAKGFNAHDGTAFSLARLGGLKTGIITKRISETVALRARDLKIEYVYQGAADKLTAFAEILDKEGIQADEACFVGDDVIDLPVMRVCGLAVAVRNARENVKDEADFITDHRGGDGAVRDVVEYVLKAQGKLDDCVDQYIASRTPESAFGHAARRRTKRG; this is encoded by the coding sequence ATGTCCAAAGTACGAGCACGCAAGATCAAGCTGCTCCTTTTCGATGTCGATGGCGTGATGACTGACGGAAGTATCTGGCTGTTTCCTGCTCCTGCTGGAGCGCAGCACGGTACCAAGCACCTGCGCGAAGCGGTTGCGGACCAGGGCGGCTACAGCGTGAGCGGTTCGAGCATGGTGGAAGCCAAGGGCTTCAATGCGCACGACGGCACGGCGTTTTCACTGGCACGTCTTGGGGGATTGAAGACCGGCATTATCACCAAGCGCATCTCCGAGACGGTGGCGCTGCGCGCTCGCGACCTGAAGATCGAATACGTGTACCAGGGTGCAGCCGATAAGCTGACGGCCTTCGCGGAGATACTCGACAAAGAGGGAATCCAGGCAGACGAGGCGTGTTTTGTTGGCGACGATGTGATTGATCTGCCAGTGATGCGGGTGTGCGGACTTGCGGTCGCGGTACGAAATGCTCGCGAGAACGTGAAGGATGAGGCCGACTTCATTACCGACCATCGCGGCGGCGACGGCGCCGTGCGAGATGTGGTTGAGTATGTTTTAAAAGCGCAAGGAAAGCTCGATGACTGCGTTGACCAGTACATCGCCTCCCGTACTCCCGAGAGCGCTTTCGGTCATGCCGCGCGACGTCGAACAAAACGAGGGTGA
- a CDS encoding DEAD/DEAH box helicase → MGNAVPESLQWAHPLVQEWFVQKFGTPTEPQVAGWPQILAGRTTLIAAPTGSGKTLAAFLACIDQLVRKALNGELRDCTEVVYISPLKALGNDIQKNLEVPLGEIMQMAGERGILLPQIRTAVRTGDTLASERIKMLRLPPHILVTTPESLYILLTADRSRQNLRHVRTVIVDEIHAVADDKRGAHLTISLERLDKLAITPPTRIGLSATQKPIEQIAHFLTGSGRPDPAIVDVGHRRQLDIAIEVPNTELGPVASNEMWDEIYQRLADLVNQHRSTIIFVNTRRLSERLCLHLAEILGEENVAAHHGSLSRKLRHAAETKLKNGEVKALVATASLELGIDVGFVDLVCQISSPRSIAVALQRIGRAGHWRGAIPKGRIFATTRDELVECAAGIRAIHQGDLDRIIIPEAPLDILAQQIVAACSAEECDEDEMFDLVRRAYPYRDLDRKQYEEILAMLSEGIAAKRGRYGAYIHHDRVNRKLRARRGARLAAITSGGAIPETALFTVVLEPEGVVVGTVDEDFAVESMAGEIFLLGNTSWKIRRIEGNVGRILVEDAHGQPPGVPFWRGEAPARTAELSQHVSELRRLVSEMTPTTKPLHKEEVAGESRRIRGITPTAEVTQAIEWLQRECGVCQSGAEQIIEHIVTGRAVLGDVPTQQTIIAERFFDEGGGMQLIIHAPFGGRINKAWGLALRKRFCRSFNFELQAAATDDGLNIALAEQHSFPLSDVFQFLQPETLPEILEQAALASPIFKTRWRWDANRSLALLRFQNGKKVPPQIQRIRSDDLLASVFPDVAACFENIEGDIKVPDHPLIKEVMKDTLHEAMDLDGLMQLVSNLRDGTVKTLAVDTPVPSVFSHEILNANPYAFLDDAPLEERRARAVSMRRVLPDSVLEEVGRLDRAAIQQVCEEARPDVRDADELHDMLHTLVVVPEFIDLPGWRQNAAWQQFFERLRESNRAFVAEADSARYWVAAERARLFAKIFPTASWDSAVPTLDESDINVDDAVLAAATGWMMHAGPVTTSTLGTTLGAPQPEIEKAFLRLEASGTILRGKFTGDSTETEWCERRLLARIHRLTVATLRKAIEPVSQAQFMRWLLRWQHVAEGTQTFGERGLLEVVQQLQGFEIPASSWEREVLSRRVRQYDPQWLDALSLTGAVGWGRLSPHPATLEDSSQGTRRIVPTSVAPITFFVREDADWMVPRREEEQLERVLSPIGKQVFDLLRKRGACFFADIVRSVGCAKAEAETGLWELVAAGLVTADGFDNLRSLIDPKRRSGPGGQRSARPRHTSGRWCVLHPLDSVAPEKSVEAVCRMLLRRYGVVFRDLLTRESNLPRWRELQIAFRRLEDRGEIRGGRFVAGFLGEQFALPQAVESLRALRNLPANGETVTVSAADPLNLVGIIVPGERIPAIGYRSVTYRDGVPLAEEHRQTAAMAL, encoded by the coding sequence GTGGGGAACGCAGTACCAGAGTCGCTGCAATGGGCGCATCCGCTCGTCCAGGAGTGGTTCGTTCAGAAGTTTGGAACGCCGACCGAACCTCAAGTCGCCGGATGGCCGCAAATCCTCGCTGGCCGCACCACACTCATCGCCGCTCCCACCGGGTCCGGCAAGACCCTCGCGGCCTTCCTCGCTTGCATTGACCAGCTCGTCCGCAAAGCTCTCAACGGCGAACTCCGCGACTGCACCGAGGTCGTCTACATTTCCCCGCTCAAAGCGCTCGGCAACGACATTCAGAAGAACCTCGAAGTTCCGCTTGGCGAGATCATGCAGATGGCGGGAGAACGTGGAATTTTGCTTCCGCAAATCCGCACCGCGGTCCGCACCGGCGATACCTTGGCGAGCGAGCGCATCAAGATGTTGCGCCTGCCTCCGCACATCCTGGTCACCACGCCGGAGTCGCTCTACATCCTGCTCACCGCCGACCGGAGCCGGCAAAACCTGCGTCACGTCAGAACGGTGATCGTGGACGAAATTCACGCGGTCGCCGACGACAAGCGCGGCGCTCACCTCACCATTTCCCTCGAGCGCCTCGATAAGCTAGCAATCACGCCGCCGACGCGGATTGGACTCTCCGCGACGCAAAAACCGATCGAGCAGATCGCGCACTTCCTCACCGGTAGCGGCCGTCCCGACCCGGCGATCGTGGATGTCGGCCATCGCCGCCAACTCGATATCGCCATCGAAGTACCGAACACGGAACTCGGCCCGGTGGCTTCGAACGAAATGTGGGACGAGATTTACCAGCGCTTGGCCGACCTCGTAAACCAGCACCGTTCGACCATCATCTTCGTCAACACGCGACGGCTCTCCGAACGACTCTGCCTGCACCTCGCGGAGATTCTGGGCGAAGAAAATGTTGCAGCGCACCACGGCAGCCTATCGCGAAAACTGCGCCATGCCGCCGAAACCAAGCTGAAGAATGGCGAGGTCAAAGCACTGGTCGCGACCGCATCTCTCGAGTTAGGAATTGACGTCGGCTTCGTGGACCTCGTCTGCCAGATCAGTTCGCCGCGGTCGATTGCCGTGGCATTGCAGCGAATCGGACGCGCGGGCCACTGGCGAGGCGCGATTCCCAAAGGTCGCATCTTCGCCACAACGCGCGACGAACTCGTGGAATGCGCCGCCGGCATACGAGCGATCCACCAGGGCGATCTCGACCGCATCATCATCCCCGAAGCGCCACTCGACATCCTCGCGCAACAGATCGTCGCCGCGTGCTCCGCGGAAGAGTGCGACGAAGACGAGATGTTCGACCTGGTGCGGCGCGCCTATCCGTATCGCGATCTCGACCGGAAACAGTACGAAGAGATTCTCGCAATGCTCTCCGAAGGCATCGCAGCCAAGCGTGGACGGTATGGCGCGTACATCCATCACGACCGCGTGAATCGCAAGCTGCGGGCACGACGAGGCGCACGGTTGGCGGCCATCACCAGCGGAGGAGCGATCCCGGAAACGGCGCTGTTCACCGTCGTGCTTGAACCCGAAGGCGTCGTCGTTGGCACGGTAGATGAAGACTTCGCAGTCGAGAGCATGGCAGGCGAGATCTTCTTGCTCGGCAACACCTCATGGAAGATCCGCCGCATTGAAGGCAATGTCGGGAGAATTCTCGTCGAAGATGCGCACGGTCAACCCCCGGGAGTGCCCTTCTGGCGCGGCGAAGCGCCCGCCCGCACTGCTGAACTTTCCCAACACGTCTCGGAGTTGCGCCGCCTCGTCAGCGAGATGACGCCTACGACAAAGCCGCTTCACAAAGAAGAAGTGGCCGGCGAATCAAGGCGAATTCGCGGCATCACCCCCACTGCAGAGGTCACGCAAGCAATCGAGTGGTTACAGCGTGAATGCGGGGTCTGCCAGTCGGGCGCCGAGCAGATCATCGAACATATTGTCACGGGCCGTGCGGTGCTTGGCGATGTACCGACCCAGCAGACGATCATCGCGGAACGGTTCTTCGACGAAGGCGGCGGAATGCAGTTGATCATCCACGCTCCTTTCGGCGGACGCATCAACAAGGCGTGGGGCTTGGCGCTGCGCAAGCGTTTCTGTCGCTCCTTCAATTTCGAATTGCAAGCCGCGGCGACGGACGACGGCCTGAACATCGCCTTGGCCGAACAGCATAGCTTTCCGTTGAGCGATGTTTTCCAGTTTCTTCAGCCGGAGACATTGCCGGAGATTCTTGAGCAAGCCGCGTTGGCATCGCCGATCTTCAAAACGCGCTGGCGCTGGGATGCCAACCGTTCACTCGCCTTGTTGCGTTTCCAGAACGGCAAGAAAGTTCCGCCGCAAATTCAGCGTATTCGCAGCGACGATCTCCTCGCATCTGTCTTCCCCGACGTTGCTGCCTGCTTCGAAAACATCGAGGGAGACATCAAGGTCCCGGACCATCCGCTCATCAAGGAAGTGATGAAAGACACCTTGCACGAAGCCATGGACCTCGATGGCCTCATGCAATTGGTCAGCAATCTGCGAGATGGAACCGTGAAGACGCTCGCAGTGGATACGCCTGTACCGTCAGTGTTCTCGCACGAGATCCTGAATGCAAATCCTTACGCCTTTCTGGATGATGCTCCCCTCGAAGAGCGGCGCGCCCGCGCGGTGAGCATGCGCCGTGTGTTGCCGGATAGCGTTCTGGAGGAAGTCGGTAGGCTGGATCGTGCCGCGATTCAGCAAGTGTGCGAGGAAGCGCGACCCGACGTTCGCGACGCCGATGAACTCCACGACATGCTGCACACATTGGTTGTCGTACCGGAATTCATTGACCTTCCCGGATGGCGCCAGAACGCTGCATGGCAGCAGTTCTTCGAGCGTCTACGCGAATCGAACCGAGCGTTCGTCGCCGAAGCCGATAGCGCGCGTTACTGGGTCGCAGCTGAACGCGCGCGGCTGTTCGCGAAGATCTTCCCAACTGCAAGCTGGGACTCCGCGGTCCCGACGCTGGACGAGTCGGACATTAATGTGGACGACGCTGTGCTCGCCGCCGCAACTGGATGGATGATGCATGCCGGTCCGGTCACGACATCCACTCTCGGAACGACGTTGGGCGCTCCTCAGCCTGAAATCGAGAAGGCATTCTTACGATTGGAAGCTTCCGGTACCATTCTTCGCGGCAAGTTCACCGGCGACAGCACCGAGACGGAATGGTGCGAGCGGCGTCTTCTCGCCCGCATTCACCGGCTGACCGTTGCCACCTTACGGAAAGCGATTGAACCGGTATCGCAAGCGCAGTTCATGCGCTGGCTGCTGCGCTGGCAGCATGTCGCAGAGGGCACCCAAACGTTCGGGGAACGCGGATTACTTGAGGTCGTCCAACAACTCCAGGGCTTCGAGATCCCTGCGAGTTCATGGGAACGCGAAGTTCTCTCTCGTCGCGTTCGCCAATACGATCCGCAATGGTTGGACGCGTTGAGTCTGACCGGTGCAGTCGGTTGGGGACGCCTGTCTCCGCATCCGGCAACGCTCGAGGATTCATCGCAAGGAACCCGGCGAATCGTTCCCACGAGTGTTGCGCCGATTACGTTTTTCGTTCGCGAAGACGCAGACTGGATGGTTCCACGACGCGAAGAAGAGCAACTGGAGCGAGTGCTCAGCCCCATTGGAAAACAGGTCTTCGACTTGCTGCGAAAGCGGGGAGCATGCTTCTTTGCCGACATCGTTCGCAGCGTCGGCTGCGCCAAGGCAGAGGCCGAAACCGGTCTTTGGGAGTTGGTTGCCGCAGGATTAGTCACTGCGGACGGCTTCGACAATCTTCGCTCCCTCATCGATCCGAAGCGCCGTTCCGGACCGGGCGGACAACGCAGTGCTCGGCCGCGTCATACTTCTGGCCGGTGGTGCGTGTTACACCCACTCGATTCTGTCGCGCCGGAAAAATCTGTGGAAGCCGTTTGCCGTATGCTGCTGCGTCGCTACGGTGTGGTATTTCGCGATCTTCTGACTCGGGAGTCGAATCTGCCGCGCTGGCGAGAACTTCAGATCGCATTCCGGCGACTGGAAGATCGGGGCGAGATTCGTGGTGGACGCTTCGTAGCAGGGTTCCTTGGTGAGCAGTTCGCCTTGCCGCAAGCAGTCGAGTCGTTGAGGGCATTGCGGAACCTGCCGGCCAATGGAGAGACGGTCACTGTCTCGGCCGCCGATCCCCTTAACCTCGTGGGAATCATCGTGCCAGGAGAACGCATTCCCGCAATCGGCTACAGATCGGTAACGTACCGCGATGGCGTTCCGTTGGCAGAAGAGCACCGCCAGACCGCGGCAATGGCCCTATGA
- a CDS encoding DUF5522 domain-containing protein: MTDDMAETESTDYYMENGLVVFTAEFLKRRGYCCRSGCRHCPYGFKKEDSDKQAPEG, encoded by the coding sequence ATGACCGACGACATGGCGGAAACGGAATCAACCGACTATTACATGGAGAACGGGTTGGTCGTTTTCACTGCGGAATTCCTCAAGCGTCGCGGTTATTGCTGCCGATCCGGCTGCCGCCACTGCCCGTATGGGTTCAAGAAGGAAGACTCCGACAAGCAAGCACCGGAGGGTTAG